The Gadus morhua chromosome 16, gadMor3.0, whole genome shotgun sequence DNA window NNNNNNNNNNNNNNNNNNNNNNNNNNNNNNNNNNNNNNNNNNNNNNNNNNNNNNNNNNNNNNNNNNNNNNNNNNNNNNNNNNNNNNNNNNNNNNNNNNNNNNNNNNNNNNNNNNNNNNNNNNNNNNNNNNNNNNNNNNNNNNNNNNNNNNNNNNNNNNNNNNNNNNNNNNNNNNNNNNNNNNNNNNNNNNNNNNNNNNNNNNNNNNNNNNNNNNNNNNNNNNNNNNNNNNNNNNNNNNNNNNNNNNNNNNNNNNNNNNNNNNNNNNNNNNNNNNNNNNNNNNNNNNNNNNNNNNNNNNNNNNNNNNNNNNNNNNNNNNNNNNNNNNNNNNNNNNNNNNNNNNNNNNNNNNNNNNNNNNNNNNNNNNNNNNNNNNNNNNNNNNNNNNNNNNNNNNNNNNNNNNNNNaaaacacacactgcacacacacaggaatattaaaggggtagttcagaattttggacatagggcctgattcccaagttagccttggtgttctttatcattggagacagttggTTTTCAACACAAAACCAACCTTGCGTTGcgttgcattttgagggacttgctgtgtctcagcagcagtgttatactCCTGGtggtaggctacggcagcggcggactgatacctaggttaaattccgctgctgctgagaaagtagtccctcaaaatgcgatgATTCATTCGATGCGAGGTTAGATTTATTTCAAACATTATTgttcaacacagacatttacacctatagtctggcgttataattgatttacctcgggtgtactgtggagtgggtcaGACTGTTTTAtcagcaggctagtattgcccgttgccgtagactagcctagcacgagcgaacatCTCCAATggtaaagaacaccaaggctgaCTTGGCAATCAGGCCCTACCCCTTTATTGCTTTATTCTGATGTTTCCTCCAACACACCTACCTGTTCGTCTGGAGCAGTGTTGGcaggtgtgtgtaggtataGGTGTgagatgtgtgttggtgtgtgtgtttctggttagAGTCACAGGAGAGTCTGCCTGAATCAGCTCCCATCATGGGAGGTGACCAGGGAGGGCGTgcgtgcatgagagagagagagagagagagagagagagagagagagagagagagagagagagagagagagagagagagagagagagagttacaaGTAAGAAGGAACTGATCAACTTACTCATGTGTGTAGCATCATCGTTCCGGgacagagagcgagtgagaggctggtgagagagagagtgagaggctggtgagagagagtgagaggctggtgagagagagtgagaggctggtgagagagagagtgagaggctggtgagagagagtgagaggctggtgagagagagtgagaggctggtgagagagagtgagaggctggtgagagagagtgagaggctggtgagagagagtgagaggctggtgagagagagtgagaggctggtgagagagagagtgagaggctggtgagagagagtgagaggctggtgagagagagagtgagaggctggtgagagagagagtgagaggctggtgagagagtgtgagcacCCCTGCCCTGAATATATTTGCATTCACAATGACCACCGGAGCACGTTTGTGCCGCTCGTTGTTTCCAGAGCGCTGGCATTTGGGAGACCTTTCCCCGTGCCGGTGATTTAATGTCCTGGTTAATGGTCCAGGCGTTGACGATGTGCCGGTTACGTCGTCGTGGTTTACCTTTGTTTTGTTCAACACACGGCGCTACGAGGTCGATCCTGCGCCTGCTGATTACAGCCCCCTCATCCTAACAAGCACATCTCCAGAACACGTCAATAGGTCTCTTTATTCTGGTTTCACCTCAAGTGATTTATAAGATAATCGACCGATAAATCCCCTTTTTCCCGAGCTGCTAGCAAAAGGTTTTCAAAGCTAAACAAATGGAAGGATGAGGTTGAGTGTCGAGTCGGTCCGTACACGCCGGTAACCACAGCGACCGTTTGTCAGTCGGGTTAGGCAGGGGGTGgcgcgccttgctcaaggaggcGTACATGGGCAGGCCATTGTGGAATCAAACCCGGAACCTTTCTGCTGGAGGTCAAACACCGCAGTGGTCGAGCCTCGGGCCGCGGGTCACCTGACCTCAGCCTCCGAGGAAACGCTCGCGTTACCGGGACGTCGCTGGGTCTTTTTTTCGGGTTCCGTACGATGTGTTGGGCTGAAACATCGAACAGGAACAGCCGAGCTCGCGACGTAGCGTCAGCGACGGAACAGCTACTAGCACGCCGTGGGGGAGACGGGGCTGCTGGGCCCGCCATTCCATCTCTCACCGTTTAGGTCTCCATGGTAACGGATGAGAGCCTCCCTCGGTGCCtgatggggggaggagggagagagagagagagagagatgcagagacagatggagagagaaacggGGACACAGAGGGAACAAAGGATTGGCATAGGAAAGTGCTTTGGTTGGATTTCCACTTATTACCTAACTAGCCTTTCATCTCGGTTATCTCTGAttagattctctctctctttctctctctctctctcccccctctctctctctctctctctctcccctcccccctctctctctctctctctctctctctctctcccccccccctctctctctcgctctctctctcgctctctctctcgctctctctctctctctgtctctctctttctctctctctccctctccccccctctctctctctttcactctctctctctctctctctctctctctctctctctctctctctctctctctctctctctctctctctctctctctctctcttccccccccccccccccccccccccccccccccccccccctctctctccctccccctctgtccatTGTATTTATCGATGCCCTTATCTGGGCGGGGTCATgatgccccctccctccccccccctacagTTGGAGTCATGCTGATGAAGAGGTGTGGGAGGAGTTTAGCTTCCCTGGTGGCTGGGCGGGGCCTCCCGGCGGTCACCTCTGCCTGATGACCGCCCACACAGACGTGGGGGCGGGCCCGACAGACCTGACCTCATGTCCTCCTGGTTCTCGTCACGCACTAATCAcacctgtttgtgtgcgtgtgtttgtgtgtttgcgtgtgtgtgtgtgtgtgtgcgtgtgtgtttgtgtgtgtgtttgtgtggttgtgtgtctgtgtgtgtgtttgcgtgtgcgtgtgtgtgtgttcgtgtgtgtgcgtgtgtgtgtgtgtttttgtgtttgtgtgtgtgtgtgcgtgtgtgtttgcgtgcgtgtgcgtgtgcgtgtgtgtgtgtgtgtgtgtcttcctttAGCTGGAAGAAACACGACAAATGACGAGCTGGAGAGCATGTTGGAGAGCGACAACCCCGCCATCTTCACCTCGGGGGTAAGAGACGCAcatcatggacacacacacacacacacacacacacacacacacagacacacacacacacacagacacacagacacacagacacacacagacacacagacacacagacacacagacacacagatacacacacacagacacacagacaagcacacacacataaccacaaacCTACtcttaagcgtcttagagtaccatattaagcgctatataaatttaatttattattattattactctcccacacacacacacacacacagacacacacacacacacagacacacaaacctactcacacaaacaaacctgcacacgtgcatacattctcacacacacgcgcctacacacgcagacacacgcgcaccttccttcactgtctttatgtctctgtgtcccccccccagaTCGTCATGGACAACATCACGCAGCAGGCCATGAATGAGATCGAGACGCGGCACACGGAGATCATCAAGCTGGAGAACAGCATCCGGGAGCTGCACGACATGTTCATGGACATGGCCATGCTGGTGGAGAGCCAGGTGAGGcccgggcacgcacacacactcacacacacatgcacacacacacacacacggacacacacacgcacacacggacacacacacgcacacacacacacagggacacacgcgcacactcacacacggacacacacacacacggacggacacacacgcacatacgcacacacacacacacacacacggacacacacacacacacacggacaaacacacacacggacccacacatacacacacacacacacacaaggccacacgcgcacacacacggacacgcacacacggacacacactcacacgcacacacacggatacacacacacacacggagacacacacggacacacacacacaaaaacacagacacacacaccgacacacacgcaaacgcacacagggacagaatcacacacacggatgcacacagacgcacacacacacacacacacacacacggacacacacacagacaaacacacacacacacacacacacggacacacacaaacacggacgcACAAGGCAGTTTTGTGCGTTTGTTCGTAGTGAGTGATTCTAGAGATGGTTCAGTAATCTAGgacagttagtgtgtgtgtgtgtgtgcatgtgcattaaTACATGTCTTTTATTAATGAAATGCAATTAATCAAAATTAATTCTTGATCTAAACTAATTCTCTCCCAATGAACCTCAAGTGCAGTCCTAATGTGGGTGTGTAGGTGCTCACGTTGTCCTCTCCAGAGCCCTTTGtctcttcctcctactctctccctGCCCTTCTTTGACTTTTTCTCTCACTTTGACTGAGACTCAAAGTGCTAAACAAGAACTCACAACCTCCTAAAGCGACAAAGGTAACTTTTGGTTAATTCCTCGTTTTGTTACGGCTTCTAAGTATTGCCCTGAATGGACGTCCTTCCAAACGTGATATCTTGGttttaaaatacaaacatacgcTAATTGATTGGTAATTCAATGGATGCATTACCTAATGGACGAATCTTCGTAGTTAATTCCGACGATTGTTCGCTTTGCTGGCCTCCTGTGACAACGTCGAGGTCCGCAGAGAACGAGTGAACGTGTCACCTGACCTCAGGCGCTGTGAGCCGCTCAGTGCACTAACACAGCTGTGTCTGCAGGGGGCGCTGGTGGACAACATAGAGCACAGTGTGCAGGGGGCCACGGAGTACGTGGGCCAAGCCCACCGCAACATCCTGCAGGCCAAGAAGACCCGGAAGACCAgcaagagggtgaggaggaggaggaggagaacgcaccctaaccactctgctcttctttccctcttccggtcctgtctttcctcctccttttccatcctcctcccccccaatcGCTCCTaccgtctgcccccccccaccccacctgttacctgtctgtctgccccccccaccctacctgttacctgtctgtctgcctggcccccccaccacacctgttacctgtctgtctgccccccccaccccacctgttacctgtctgtctgccccccccccaccccacctgttacctgtctgtcttccccccccaccccacctgttacctgtctgtctgctccttccaaccccccaccccacctgttacctgtctgtctgccccccccaccccacctgttacctgtctgtctgccccccccaccccacctgttacctgtctgtctgccccccaccccacctgttacctgtctgtctgccccccccaccccacctgttacctgtctgtctgcttcggctcctcctccttcctgtgtgctccgccccccctcccaggggGAGATGATCGACCGCGTAGAGTACAATGTGGAGCACTCGGTAGACTATGTGGAGCGGGCCGTGTCGGACACAAAGAAAGCCGTCAAGTACCAGAGCAAGGCCAGGAGGGTGAGTGGCCCCCCGTCGGCCCCCCCGTCGGCCCCCCCGTcggcccccggggcccccagtccgggtctgtgtgtggcccCGAGGGCGAGGCCCGGTCTGTGAGCATGGCTTCTGTGTGCGTCCCAGCGTGTCGTTCTGTCTGGTGTGGCATGCGTCTCTGAAGGGGTAGGGCTGGTGTGCGacgaaagctttgtttattgaagaagACGCCCCGCAAAGGTTTGCTTGGACGTCCTACATCGATGCCCTTTGTTCATTGTGCGCGTTATTATGTTTCCTTGGTGTTAGTAGCAGGCTgcactgtgtcgggctgctatgagatCCCGgtgcttacgtagctgccgcggctatcgccgCCCGGCCTAAACCCCGCCCTgccatgagggtactgtcggcggtggagacgcgagccgtaactgagcggGGCTAAACCGCGTCCTCACTACGGGGCTGAGGCGGGCTGGGTCCGAAGCGTACCCGCCGGTGGAAAATGTGCATTCGTttacaatcagtgtgagaggaGGACATTTTGCTGATTGATTGAAGATCGGAGGGCAGGATTAGACTTTTGTTTTTCTACCCACAGGTATAGGTGAACGGACACGGGTTGAGAGTGTGATGCTCAGACCGATTACAGCCTGCTGTGTCTACGATGCAAATGCGTTTGAACCTTTTCGCTGTCAACCTTTATAAGGTCTTTATTAGGGAACGTTCTTTACAATATGATTAATGTAAAACAGCGTGCGTAGAAGAGAAGGATCCATCCAAGAATGGGTGGACCGCATTTGGTGCGGTCAGACCGGCGGTGGGCAACGCTGAACGTACAAGCAGTCAGTGGATCCATCGGTCCGGAAAGATAAAGGACGGTACTATTACAGCTGCTCTCTGAGGGGGGTTCGGCATCGGGTTCTTTCATTACCTGCTCCTCTTCAGCTCCCTCTCGGCACGATTCTCTCACCAAATTATAGTACGGGCTATTTGTGCCCAGAGGCTTTTTTTCGAGGTACCTGTAGAGTTTTAATAATACCTTACGTTTGCGACATGGTTAAAGTTACTCGGTGGAACAACACTGCCCCCTCGTGGTTGATGTTGAAACTGCTGATGATCTGCTCCTCATCCTGCCTCGGTAGATAGTATACTATCATGAAAGCGGaaccaaataaaataatgttctTTATTTCCGTTCATTATGTCTTTATTTTATTCCGtacatctttccttcattccTGCCTACCTTCCTTCCTTTACATTACATTACCATTCATGTAACATGAATATAACATTAATGTCACGTGAGTGTACCATTAATGTATCATGAATGTGACACTAATGACACATCAGCGAGCCCTCGCTATTCATTCATCCTCTAACTCGTCCTTTTCCCGCTCATGTCTCTGATGCAGAAGATGATCCTGATAGGTGTTTGTTTGGCCATATGTGTGGTGGTCCTGGTCATTTCCCTAGCGGCGGGGCTCTCATAGGCCCCCTCGAGGAGCTTCTGGACCCAAAAGCACGGTCCAGGGGCCACATCACCACCGTGAGGCTCAGAAGGCCCAGGACCCCCAGGGTCTCCTGCCTCGCTCCCCCGTTCAAACACCGGGTAGTGCACTTAAGCTGTGGTACCGAAACAGTAAGCGGCCCTACTCACCTAGCCGCCATCACGGTGCTAAACGGTAGCTGGTGGTGGAACAGACCCAGCTAGTGCTCAGAACCAAGACAGAGCCGGGATGGCCGCTAGGGGGTAAGGTCCATGAAGGTCTTTTCTCAGAGGGCACCGCGGCTCAGACACTGGGGTCGCTATTAGCGACCGACTTGGAGCCTGGGAGCCCGGCAGCTCCGAAGCCAAGAGACACGTCGATGCATGTGattctgtgtttctgtagtcATGTCGTTTgtcttgaaccaccaactgcgTCTGCTGTTGGCTGTTCTGACAAAGTAGCTCTGACGTGAGAGTGCAGAGTAAGTGTCAGTGTGGGATCATCAtgcttgggggtggaggggggcatTTATACTTCTGTCAAATTGTCTGGAGGAATGCGATGGGATTGTACGTCACCACACTACCAAACCATACGGGGGACTGCGCACAGAGGCTCTGGGGGCTGCGGTCCCTCCAGAAGAACGGCCCCCTCTTTAGGGACTGGGGGGCTGCGGCCCCTCCAGAGCCCGGCCCCCTCTTTAGGGCCTCACAGACCCGACCCCACCAGGGCCGTGGACCAGGAGCACACAGAGCCAGGTCGAGTTCGGAGGCCCTGCAGATTGTCAACCTTTAGGAGCCACCGATCTGTTTGTCACGCCATTTCAGAGCCACATAAAGAGAATGGCGGCCCCTCTGCCCGTCACAGACACGACGGGGGTCCCGGTCACGGCCGTCTGCATGGTGTTCTCGTGATGCATGTTGTGGGCTGTCCATTTGCAAAACTCTGCATGCTTGCTGCATGATGTAATTCAGTAACATAGGAAGCCACAGAACCGGAAACAGGAAGCCACGGAAccggaaacaggaaacaggaagccaCACAAATACTAAGAGAACAATTAAGTAGAAGCGATTATTTGTTTCAATCCAGCGTTGACATTCACagctttaaaaaatatttgaattgcCTTTATTGTGTTCaattttaaaatacaattaaataattaaaagtaATTTGTTTCACTGCATGAAAATTACTAAAGACagttaatataattattatatattccCTATAATACCCCCATTTACCTTCCAATAAGGAGCCTGGTTAACCGACTTGCAATTATCCTcgccaatgtatatatatttatgggtACTAATATCAAATAGGATATAATTATACCGCAGTGGCTGCATTGTGCATGATATGGTGTTCCATGCTGTAACATACGTTTCCAACTTCTAATGTGTGgatttctcttttctctcccaaCCCGCTGCCCTTGATGACGTGTTTTAACCAAATCGTAACAATCGTGCAGAAGAAAATCATGATTATCATCTGCTGTGTGGTGCTGGGAATAGTGATAGCTTCTGTGATCGGAGGGACGCtggcctgaaacacacacacacacacacacacacacacacacacacacacaaacaaacaaacaaacaaacaaacaaacaaacaaacaaacaaacaaacaaacaaacaaacaaacaaacaaacaaacaaacaaacaaacaaacaaacaaacaaacaaacaaacaaacaaacaaacaaacaaacaaacatcccACACTCACTCAATACTTTGCACCTCTAGACCAATCATTTGCAAAAAAGGCCAAACATCCACTCTTCAGTTGCGTGCTTTCTGGCTGAGTTCTGTGATCAGAAGGTGGCAGATAGACAGCCCCACCGCGGCCTCCCAGCGGGCCTGCTCCTGCATGCCTTTCTCTTCGGTAAATGTTGGTGCTGCAAAATGTTTAATCGGAGTGTTGAGTGTTGTCAAAAGATGTGAAGGTGTTTCTGAAAGTGGATCCTTCgagggaaaaataaagaacaaaatGTTGTTCAAATTGACCATCCCATCACCTGACTACCAAGCGGGCCGTTAGGGGGTCTACTTTGGGTTGCCTTGGACAGGCATTTGTTAACCCTCAGTGTTTGATTGACCAGGTTGAATTATAAACATCCACTCAGTTCTGGGTTTACTTACCGCATCGCAGAAGTTTCCTCTCTCCGTTGTCCTCCCTGCTGAATCCCTGCATGGTTAAGTGATGTAATGTATCCACATGTAGGATGGGTTATGAATCTGCTGCTGGACGCTACAGACCACACTGCCAAACCTCCCTTCCTGAGTGAGGTAGTCACTTAACGTGTTGCCCATTTGGCCTTACCAGCTAAAACTGCATCAGAGTGATGCTCGGATGTTGAAAGTGAGTCAACgtatacgtgtgtgagtgtgacattgtgcgcgtgtgcttgtgtgtgttcattggtATGTGTTTGGCTGTTGCGTGTGGTTGTGACTAGCCGTCGCGGTCTGTTCTGTTCAACATGAACGTTCCTTCACAGATATGAAGCTCAGTAACCTTGCCGACACGTTCaaaagaaataggaaaataTGTTAAATAGCCTATCTTTAGTTTAGCTATAAAAGTTGTAATGATCATATGCACATTATCATGGGGACGTGTGTCCATCCTCTGTTCTTATTTattctggtgtttttttttattattgttaaatGAGCTAACTCATTGCATCAACACACTCAGCCAATTGTCAGCATGAGGTCTAGTTGGGGCTGTAAAAGGCTCAGATATCAGTTATCACAATCTGGCGACAGTGAAACTACTGAGACATGTTACCGTGATGCCTACTCAACGTGTGGCCTTTGTGCTGTGATGGTTTggttttatttgtttacttctaatgtatatttatgttgtactatttttttaataaagtttGTCTCAAAAAGAAACACAGATTTTGTGTAACACTCTCCATTTAATTATTATACGTAAACATAACGACTGTTATGAAATGGATCGAAGCACATCATGTAAAGTATGATGCTAcgcagggacgcgggaagtgggggtgattaggggtgctgcagcaccccctccccctggtggcccctggctgtaactgcaagtgaaaacgttttctgaacaaatcaattctttttttttttgcataattttaacatacaacatgatttttcattaaattgtTGACGTCCCccctttttatgatatttatcatattatcatttcattttatttagaacattgtctgtgtaggctgacgtaggctatgacgcacaacgcagaactgtccacagctgaatatggtactatgctgattttacataagcatgttggtgtacaacatctgttgtagtgaacattctaaaactggtgtaaaatgttgccGCCATATTAATAGACAGGTTGAATGTTATCGCTTTGATTCTGGCATCCCgcacgtaaactggttggcaaaaaaagagcaaagacggacggttcacttgacggaggaaccgtcactttcctcatatcagacaactcgtaactTTGGAGGAAAATGAAGGCTTTCTTTTATTGTCcctttcctttgtaaacctttagaaataacctcctgaatccttgttataacgctgtgtataatcccggaccgcaacagcCTGTCGGCAcgttgttagtgtgtgaaattcagcacagtatcagccgacttgactctaatttccacattgtttacttgctaacgtttgtgattaacagtggctagttggcagaactctttttacacaccagtagagtgtttatcagagcggagccctgaatgtgacgtcacccgtcatctcgtctctgtaaacaatggatgttgcgcagcaattattatgacgtcattatatagactctctctcagcacccccccccccctcggactgacttcccgcgtccctggtgttaccccctatgttttattcgacacatttcgacagtgttaccccttatgggcttttcatgacgacagataaaaaacgacagttttatcctttacgtttcatttgataaaaacgacagtgttaccccttatattttatttgacaaagacaacagagttaccccctatgttttttttcatgacgaccaataaaaaacaacagtgttaccccttatgtttttattcatgacgaccaataaaaaaacaacagtgttacctcttatgttttttttcatgataaccaataaaaaacaacagtgtcaccccttatgtttttattcatgacgaccaataaaaaaacaacagtgttacctcttatgttttttttcatgatgaccaataaaaaacgacagtgtcacccctcatgtttcgtttgataaaaacgacagtgttacccct harbors:
- the stx1a gene encoding syntaxin-1A, whose translation is MLESDNPAIFTSGIVMDNITQQAMNEIETRHTEIIKLENSIRELHDMFMDMAMLVESQGALVDNIEHSVQGATEYVGQAHRNILQAKKTRKTSKRKMILIGVCLAICVVVLVISLAAGLS